From Shewanella psychrophila, a single genomic window includes:
- a CDS encoding ExeA family protein gives MYKAFFGLSDNPFSIAPNPHYLFLSDRHREALAHLTYGLGETGGFVLLTGEVGTGKTTVSRCLLNQLPENTDTAFILNPSLTEQELLATLCDELSIVYDKDPSLKQLTDLLSQFLLANHEKGRNTVLIIDEAQHLRAEVLEQLRLLTNLETDTKKLLQVILIGQPELQQLLRRQELRQLAQRITARYHLLPLTLEEVGLYVQHRLKVAGRHEPLFNLRSIKALHKYSGGIPRLINLLCERALMAGYAQSKVPIDQKMVRSAAAEVLGQDIKQRSYFLPIAAGSVLALSCVIGVILWGNNSLEPDNSAASATESSVAGSVSSSQVPQSSQQENKTQVSNSSQRVLNGAIAQSRDIDTAYASILGLWDRVPYIGLSACQSAEQQGLSCFQQQGNWNSLTRLNFPAVVYLIDSQQEAFYGTVVSRHGEQLLLQLNEQQLWVDRDWFTRHFSGTFEILWKAPVSQPREIGQGSNSEQIQWLENSLAKIDHRAPRLVDGFDAKLEDKLMRFQREHGLRADAIAGSQTLVQLNLYLSAEGPRLVEARRNY, from the coding sequence ATGTACAAGGCGTTTTTTGGTTTAAGCGATAACCCTTTCTCTATCGCACCTAATCCCCATTATTTATTTCTCAGTGATAGGCATCGCGAAGCTTTGGCTCATTTGACCTATGGGTTAGGGGAAACAGGTGGCTTTGTGCTGTTAACCGGTGAAGTTGGCACAGGTAAGACTACAGTGTCCCGCTGTCTGCTTAATCAACTTCCTGAAAATACTGATACTGCCTTTATCTTAAATCCATCACTGACAGAGCAGGAGCTATTGGCCACTCTTTGTGATGAGCTCAGCATTGTGTATGACAAAGATCCTAGCCTGAAGCAGCTAACGGATCTTCTGAGCCAGTTCCTGTTGGCTAATCATGAGAAGGGCAGAAATACAGTCCTTATCATAGATGAGGCCCAGCATCTTAGGGCTGAAGTACTTGAGCAGCTACGTTTGTTGACCAATCTGGAAACTGACACCAAGAAACTCTTGCAGGTTATCTTAATCGGCCAACCTGAGTTACAACAGTTATTGAGAAGGCAAGAGCTTCGTCAGCTCGCTCAGAGAATTACCGCTCGTTATCACCTACTTCCGCTTACGCTCGAAGAGGTGGGTCTTTATGTACAGCACAGACTTAAGGTCGCTGGACGGCATGAGCCCCTGTTTAACCTAAGGTCGATCAAGGCGCTACATAAGTACAGTGGCGGGATCCCAAGGCTGATAAACTTGCTCTGTGAGCGCGCTTTAATGGCTGGGTATGCCCAGTCTAAAGTGCCTATCGACCAGAAGATGGTGCGCTCGGCAGCAGCCGAAGTGCTGGGACAAGATATCAAACAGCGAAGTTATTTCTTACCTATTGCAGCAGGGTCGGTACTGGCGCTTAGCTGCGTCATAGGGGTTATCTTATGGGGCAATAACAGCCTTGAACCAGATAACTCTGCAGCGAGTGCAACTGAAAGTTCAGTAGCAGGTTCAGTGAGCAGCAGTCAGGTTCCACAATCCTCGCAGCAAGAAAATAAGACACAGGTTTCCAATTCCAGTCAAAGAGTACTCAATGGTGCGATTGCACAAAGCAGAGACATAGATACCGCCTATGCCAGCATTTTAGGGCTCTGGGACCGAGTGCCATATATTGGACTGTCTGCTTGCCAATCGGCAGAGCAACAGGGACTTTCTTGTTTCCAGCAGCAGGGGAATTGGAACTCGTTAACTCGCCTCAACTTTCCCGCTGTCGTTTATCTTATTGATAGTCAACAAGAGGCCTTTTACGGCACCGTTGTTTCACGCCATGGTGAACAGCTGTTGCTACAACTCAATGAGCAGCAACTTTGGGTCGACAGAGATTGGTTTACGCGACACTTTAGCGGTACCTTCGAGATTTTGTGGAAAGCTCCGGTTAGCCAACCAAGAGAGATAGGGCAAGGTTCAAACTCAGAGCAGATTCAATGGCTTGAAAATAGTTTAGCTAAAATAGATCACAGGGCACCAAGATTAGTTGATGGTTTCGATGCCAAATTAGAAGATAAGTTGATGCGCTTCCAACGTGAACACGGCTTGAGAGCCGATGCTATTGCCGGGAGTCAGACATTAGTGCAGCTTAACCTTTACCTTAGTGCGGAAGGGCCGAGATTAGTCGAAGCGAGAAGGAACTATTAA